One genomic segment of Suncus etruscus isolate mSunEtr1 chromosome 15, mSunEtr1.pri.cur, whole genome shotgun sequence includes these proteins:
- the LOC126030057 gene encoding olfactory receptor 7A10-like — MYLVTVLGNLLIILAVSSDSRLHTPMYFFLSNLSFVDICFTSTTIPNMLVNIQTHSKVISYEGCITQMYFFLLFVVMDNCLLAVMAYDRFVAICHPLHYTVIMNPKICGLLVLISWFTVVCLFYGTALGVYMSSAVTQNSHSTAIASVMYTVVTPMLNPFIYSLRNKDIKRALRSLIGKKATIGQDS, encoded by the exons ATGTACCTGGTTACTGTGCTTGGAAACCTGCTCATcatcctggctgtcagctcagactCCCGCCTCcacacccccatgtacttcttcctctccAACCTGTCCTTTGTGGACATCTGCTTCACCTCCACCACCATCCCCAACATGCTGGTGAACATCCAGACACACAGCAAAGTCATCTCCTATGAGGGTTGCATCACCCAGATGTACTTTTTCCTACTGTTTGTTGTGATGGACAATTGTCTCCTGGCTGTGATGGCTTATGACCGCTTTGTGGCCATTTGCCACCCCCTGCATTACACAGTCATCATGAACCCCAAAATCTGTGGACTGTTGGTTCTGATATCCTGGTTTA CTGTGGTCTGCTTATTTTATGGCACAGCCCTAGGAGTGTACATGAGCTCTGCTGTTACCCAGAACTCACACTCGACTGCAATAGCCTCGGTGATGTACACGGTAGTCACCCCCATGCTGAACCCCTTCATCTACAGCCTCAGGAACAAAGACATCAAGAGGGCTCTGAGGAGTCTCATTGGGAAGAAAGCAACAATAGGGCAAGATTCCTAG